The proteins below are encoded in one region of Campylobacter helveticus:
- a CDS encoding pilus assembly FimT family protein yields MKKAFSLLEIVLVLSILGVILTFANFDLRQDKLSEGARSILNDILYTRNLALMQSSFRTNELNHAKREWYKSRWQLYFINSAATNYEQTYTIFLDKNGDGNANLGKTNVNLDREIAVDILNPVKLMNSGQSGVIHKDDEKASARFNIEKRFGIEKVEFKGACSGTTRIIFDEFGRLYSPLKSAKSVFDKNLAKNSSTCILRFSSKYKKQICLVIDTLSGYAYIPKFNDFNQQFVLLKNKMVECAKI; encoded by the coding sequence GTGAAAAAAGCCTTTAGTTTGCTTGAAATTGTGCTTGTTTTGTCAATTTTGGGTGTGATTTTAACTTTTGCAAATTTTGATTTAAGGCAAGATAAATTAAGCGAGGGTGCAAGAAGCATTTTAAATGATATTTTATATACAAGAAATTTGGCTTTAATGCAAAGCTCTTTTAGAACAAATGAATTAAATCACGCAAAAAGAGAGTGGTATAAAAGCAGATGGCAACTTTATTTTATTAATTCGGCTGCGACAAATTATGAGCAAACTTATACAATTTTTTTGGATAAAAACGGCGATGGCAATGCAAATTTGGGTAAGACGAATGTAAATTTGGATAGGGAAATTGCTGTAGATATCTTAAATCCCGTGAAATTAATGAATTCTGGTCAAAGTGGGGTGATACATAAAGATGATGAAAAAGCGAGTGCTAGATTTAACATTGAAAAAAGGTTTGGTATAGAAAAGGTCGAATTTAAGGGTGCTTGCAGTGGGACGACTAGGATAATTTTTGATGAGTTTGGCAGACTTTATTCCCCTTTAAAAAGTGCAAAAAGTGTTTTTGATAAGAATCTTGCTAAAAATTCTTCCACTTGCATTTTGCGGTTTAGCTCGAAATATAAAAAGCAAATTTGTCTTGTTATCGATACGCTAAGTGGTTATGCTTATATCCCAAAATTTAACGATTTTAACCAGCAGTTTGTTCTTTTAAAAAACAAAATGGTTGAATGTGCCAAAATTTAA
- a CDS encoding TerC family protein, with amino-acid sequence MFEWIFSVDAWVTLLTLSALEIVLGVDNIIFLAILVSKLPPKHRDKGRILGLGFAMITRILLLLSLFWVMKLVAPLFSLYVGDVANLSEEAKNLAFFSTSFFAFFTGGIAGFEGLKYWGEISGRDLVLFFGGLFLIIKSIKEIKDEILSTHDENDEGESNLKLSSKLWVVVAEIAIIDIVFSLDSVITAVGIAQDIEIMIIAVILAVLVMLFASKPIADFVEKYPSIKILALAFLIMIGVVLVAESLELHLSKAYIYVAMVFALGTEILNIIAAKKKGKER; translated from the coding sequence ATGTTTGAATGGATTTTTAGCGTTGATGCTTGGGTAACGCTTTTGACTTTATCAGCCCTTGAAATCGTTCTTGGCGTGGATAATATCATCTTCCTAGCGATTTTAGTAAGCAAACTTCCGCCAAAACATAGAGATAAAGGACGCATTTTAGGTCTTGGCTTTGCGATGATTACAAGAATTTTGCTTCTACTCTCGCTTTTTTGGGTGATGAAGCTTGTCGCACCACTATTTTCCCTTTATGTGGGCGATGTCGCAAATTTAAGTGAGGAAGCAAAGAATTTAGCCTTTTTTAGCACAAGCTTTTTTGCCTTTTTTACCGGAGGTATAGCGGGATTTGAGGGGCTTAAATACTGGGGAGAGATTTCTGGTAGGGATTTGGTTTTATTTTTTGGAGGATTGTTTTTAATCATTAAATCCATCAAAGAAATAAAAGACGAAATTTTAAGCACACACGACGAAAATGACGAGGGCGAATCAAATCTTAAATTAAGCTCCAAGCTTTGGGTTGTGGTGGCTGAAATCGCCATTATCGACATCGTCTTCTCTCTTGATAGCGTCATCACTGCGGTGGGAATCGCACAAGATATTGAGATTATGATTATCGCGGTGATTTTAGCCGTTTTGGTAATGCTTTTTGCCTCTAAGCCCATTGCGGATTTTGTAGAAAAGTATCCTAGCATTAAAATTCTTGCCCTTGCATTTTTGATAATGATAGGCGTGGTTTTAGTGGCGGAGAGCTTAGAGCTTCATCTTAGCAAGGCTTACATTTATGTGGCTATGGTGTTTGCACTTGGAACAGAAATTTTAAATATCATAGCCGCAAAGAAAAAAGGAAAGGAAAGATAA
- a CDS encoding metallophosphoesterase codes for MRILLILRGNYHAGQEEFIAQNDLKNFTLDINELRFLSARDKNILGGFKSLDYKNDNELHHILLYFLKIRMQKGEFCVVNTYNETLKPFKDLAGIYRYKLFVVDFSDTPLEICKQKNITLAQKTGLLTPIKLLEKTQNLLKKIPKKHSILKPNEWKDCLYQMPNLSAYKKIHHIGDLQGCYSVLKKYLKELKDDEYYIFLGDYIDRGVENGKVLKFLLKICEKKNVCLLEGNHEKHLIKWANGELVSYKEFNENTLKDFRKEKLTPKDARNFYPHLKECLWYKYGSKKIFCSHAGITLLPKKSENLSFVPSSDFIYGVGDYDDSLKVAEEFIQNHPLSSYQIFGHRNRLKLPIRLNKRVFLCEGKVDDGGFLRVVTLDKKGFECVELKNEIYRRK; via the coding sequence TTGCGTATTTTACTCATTTTAAGAGGAAATTACCACGCGGGACAAGAGGAATTTATCGCTCAAAATGACTTAAAAAATTTTACGCTCGACATCAATGAATTAAGATTTTTAAGTGCTAGGGATAAAAATATACTTGGTGGATTTAAAAGTCTTGATTACAAAAATGACAATGAGCTTCATCACATTTTGCTTTATTTTTTAAAAATAAGAATGCAAAAAGGTGAATTTTGCGTGGTAAATACCTACAACGAAACTCTAAAGCCCTTTAAGGACTTAGCTGGAATTTATCGCTATAAGCTTTTTGTTGTTGATTTTAGTGATACCCCTCTTGAAATTTGCAAACAAAAAAATATCACCCTAGCACAAAAAACAGGACTTTTGACACCTATTAAGCTACTTGAAAAAACGCAAAATTTACTTAAAAAAATACCCAAAAAACACTCCATCCTAAAACCTAATGAATGGAAAGACTGCCTTTATCAAATGCCAAATTTAAGTGCTTACAAAAAAATTCATCATATAGGCGACTTACAGGGCTGTTATAGTGTGCTTAAAAAGTATTTAAAAGAATTAAAAGATGATGAATATTACATTTTTTTGGGCGATTATATCGATAGGGGCGTGGAAAATGGCAAAGTTTTGAAATTTTTACTTAAAATTTGTGAGAAAAAAAATGTCTGTCTGCTAGAGGGAAATCACGAAAAACACTTAATAAAATGGGCAAATGGAGAATTAGTAAGCTACAAAGAATTTAACGAAAACACCCTAAAAGACTTTCGCAAAGAAAAGCTTACCCCAAAAGACGCGAGAAATTTTTATCCGCATTTAAAGGAATGCCTCTGGTATAAATACGGCTCTAAAAAAATCTTTTGCTCACACGCTGGCATTACGCTTTTGCCAAAAAAAAGTGAGAATTTAAGCTTCGTGCCAAGTAGTGATTTTATCTATGGTGTGGGTGATTATGATGATAGCTTAAAAGTAGCGGAGGAATTTATACAAAATCACCCCCTTAGCTCTTACCAAATTTTTGGACATCGAAATAGGCTTAAACTTCCCATTAGGCTTAATAAGAGGGTTTTTTTGTGCGAGGGTAAGGTCGATGATGGCGGCTTTTTGCGTGTGGTAACGCTTGATAAAAAAGGATTTGAGTGCGTGGAGCTTAAAAACGAAATTTATAGAAGAAAATAG
- a CDS encoding alkylphosphonate utilization protein has protein sequence MAKDSNGTELNAGDSVSVIKDLKVKGASATLKRGTTIKNIKLTNKENEIEAKIDKFGTIVLKTEFLKKI, from the coding sequence ATGGCAAAAGATTCAAATGGAACGGAACTTAACGCAGGCGATAGCGTGAGTGTGATTAAAGATTTAAAGGTTAAAGGTGCAAGTGCAACTTTAAAGCGTGGCACAACAATCAAAAATATCAAGCTCACAAATAAAGAAAATGAGATAGAGGCTAAAATTGATAAATTTGGCACAATAGTGCTAAAAACAGAATTTTTAAAGAAAATTTAG